A section of the Xylanibacillus composti genome encodes:
- a CDS encoding GNAT family N-acetyltransferase, translating to MDIPDLNLFMMCASFNTTAARTMPPGFHIRTCRKNELDIWKDIHFDDPHTAAQYRDFMTKYFEDVYASKGDLFYETCLFVCNTEDEPIGTCFIWKAYNQVQTLHWFKVVKAYEGRGIGRALLSIVLQRLKKEDYPVYLHTQPSSFRAIKLYADFGFCLLSDPVIGGRQNDLEACLPILEQHMPEEDFRKLQVCKAPQAFLDAVRSSEVHEF from the coding sequence GTGGACATACCTGATCTTAATCTATTTATGATGTGTGCATCGTTCAATACGACTGCGGCTCGTACAATGCCGCCAGGGTTCCATATAAGAACGTGCAGAAAGAACGAGTTGGACATCTGGAAGGACATCCACTTCGATGATCCTCACACTGCGGCGCAATACCGAGATTTTATGACGAAGTATTTCGAGGATGTGTATGCGAGCAAAGGGGACTTGTTCTATGAAACCTGCCTATTTGTGTGCAACACGGAAGATGAGCCGATAGGTACCTGCTTCATCTGGAAGGCCTATAACCAGGTTCAAACGCTGCATTGGTTCAAGGTAGTGAAAGCGTACGAGGGAAGGGGGATCGGCAGGGCGCTGCTGTCCATAGTCCTGCAGCGGCTTAAGAAGGAAGACTATCCTGTATATCTCCACACGCAGCCTTCCAGTTTTCGGGCCATTAAGCTGTATGCGGACTTCGGCTTTTGCCTGTTGTCTGACCCGGTAATCGGAGGCAGACAGAACGACTTGGAAGCATGCCTGCCTATTCTGGAGCAACATATGCCTGAGGAAGACTTCAGGAAGCTGCAAGTTTGCAAAGCGCCGCAAGCATTTCTGGATGCGGTCCGTTCATCGGAGGTTCATGAGTTCTGA